In the genome of Opitutia bacterium KCR 482, one region contains:
- a CDS encoding DUF2238 domain-containing protein, translating into MNTVILKNKICVFLTLTLLALFVWSAANPHSRGVWYVESATALVPFAAFAWLSRRFEFSTAAYAVFCFWEALQIVGAHYSFELVPFGFFTGLVGAERNHFDRLAHFAVGLNALAVAEYLLGKGIVNSAKSAAVFSVLAIMALANLWELVEWAYAEIDGGDVGAAFLGSQGDIWDAQKDMLADTLGAICAAAGFALFRGRGGSPILA; encoded by the coding sequence GTGAATACGGTGATTCTAAAAAACAAAATTTGCGTTTTTTTAACGCTGACTCTTCTTGCGCTTTTTGTGTGGTCGGCGGCGAACCCGCACAGCAGGGGCGTGTGGTATGTGGAAAGCGCGACTGCGCTTGTGCCGTTTGCCGCGTTTGCGTGGCTGTCGCGCCGCTTCGAATTTTCGACCGCCGCGTATGCCGTCTTCTGCTTCTGGGAAGCTTTGCAGATTGTAGGCGCGCACTATTCGTTCGAGCTTGTGCCGTTCGGATTTTTTACCGGGCTTGTCGGCGCGGAGCGAAACCATTTCGACCGCCTTGCGCATTTCGCTGTCGGGCTTAACGCGCTCGCCGTCGCGGAGTATTTGCTCGGAAAGGGGATTGTAAATTCGGCGAAATCGGCGGCGGTGTTTTCGGTGCTTGCGATTATGGCGCTGGCGAATTTGTGGGAGCTTGTGGAATGGGCGTACGCGGAAATCGACGGCGGAGATGTCGGCGCGGCTTTCCTCGGTTCGCAGGGCGACATTTGGGACGCCCAAAAGGACATGCTTGCCGACACGCTCGGCGCGATTTGCGCGGCGGCGGGCTTTGCGCTTTTCCGCGGGCGCGGAGGGTCGCCAATATTGGCTTGA
- the glnD gene encoding [protein-PII] uridylyltransferase, whose amino-acid sequence MLKSEKLFADVRGICAESFADGRPVREALADCLAKTRSAIRARHEAGAGGKTVCAANAIAVDGILERLHSAFVGRMRGACRDFCIVALGGYGRSELCPRSDIDILFLYDTSATEAFKTAVVDSVAYPLWDAGLKLGHSSRTYREALEDAKADIILRNSMLDARLVCGSIALYSKFAAKFESLCSARKNEHFDGLMRLKRDRHEKCGWTPYLQEPNLKNGIGGLRDAQTMVWKTRLNFGSSDLRELARRAIISPREYRAVRRAYDFLLRVRNDMHYYFDRENDLLDLETQPKIAARLGYTMGGEFERVEAFMRDVYNSFRAIDSVSKTARKRMGLVLPGDVEENMRHMGTRMPRNRKFSVDGFSIYRGVADAQSPSVFRRDPSRLVRVFAIFQEYGAVPSDRLEVLMKDSRGLLDASVRSDPATNAAFLSIFQRRGAVFPTLELMHYWGVLGAFVPEFKDITCMVQHEFYHRFTIDVHILNTIAQLDKIFRARESDGVYWEYHKVLVSSPSPILLYLMLFLHDIGKGDGIRGHAEIGAEIGERILRRLGVPDSDIENILFVVRNHLQMARFWQSNDVEDEASIAKFAAIVKNEELLKYLYVLTFCDAMGTADGFWNSYKQSLHSALYAGTIEFFRRRQSTSALERRKARALEESLADPRSRGLEAIIFEQLEMLPRNYFLFHGRTDLLMHAAMIRKLRAKIEGGNSDTPVIEWRDEPNDSISRLYVVSTYRSGLFAILAGVMTITGMDILGSKIFTRDDGITLDAFYVRGIADGVAANPKMKARFESAVCGALSGGDSFDRRIDAMFRADPRAGDSAVADVFVKREFGRLSLEIRARDRVGLLYKIARAIDSCGYDIEFARVNTERNRANDAFRISPRAGALPVSELEEKLRGLA is encoded by the coding sequence ATGTTGAAATCGGAAAAACTGTTCGCCGACGTCCGCGGAATCTGCGCGGAATCTTTCGCCGACGGACGCCCCGTCCGCGAAGCTCTGGCGGACTGCCTTGCCAAGACGCGCTCGGCAATCCGCGCGCGCCACGAGGCGGGGGCTGGCGGAAAGACCGTGTGCGCGGCGAACGCAATCGCCGTTGACGGAATTTTGGAGCGTTTGCATTCGGCGTTTGTCGGGCGCATGCGCGGCGCGTGCCGCGATTTCTGCATTGTCGCCCTCGGCGGATACGGGCGTTCCGAGCTTTGCCCGCGGAGCGACATCGACATTCTTTTTCTCTACGACACCTCCGCTACCGAAGCCTTCAAAACCGCCGTCGTGGATTCGGTGGCGTATCCGCTTTGGGACGCGGGCTTGAAGCTCGGGCACTCGTCGCGCACCTACCGCGAGGCTCTCGAAGACGCAAAGGCGGACATCATTCTGCGCAATTCGATGCTCGACGCGCGGCTTGTGTGCGGCTCAATCGCGCTGTATTCGAAGTTTGCGGCGAAGTTCGAGTCGCTCTGCTCGGCGCGGAAAAACGAGCACTTCGACGGGCTTATGCGCCTCAAACGCGACCGCCACGAAAAGTGCGGCTGGACTCCGTACCTCCAAGAGCCGAACCTCAAAAACGGAATCGGCGGACTGCGCGACGCCCAGACCATGGTCTGGAAAACACGCCTCAACTTCGGCTCGTCCGACCTGCGCGAGCTTGCCCGCCGCGCGATAATCTCGCCGCGCGAGTACCGCGCCGTCAGACGCGCCTACGATTTCCTACTGCGCGTGCGCAACGACATGCACTACTATTTCGACAGGGAGAACGATTTGCTCGACCTCGAAACGCAGCCGAAAATCGCCGCGCGGCTCGGCTACACAATGGGTGGCGAGTTCGAGCGCGTCGAGGCGTTCATGCGCGACGTCTACAATTCGTTCCGCGCGATAGACTCCGTTTCGAAGACCGCCCGCAAGCGCATGGGGCTTGTCCTCCCGGGGGACGTCGAGGAAAACATGCGCCACATGGGCACGCGCATGCCGCGCAACAGGAAGTTTTCGGTTGACGGATTTTCCATTTACAGGGGGGTTGCCGACGCGCAGTCGCCGTCGGTATTTCGGCGCGACCCGTCGCGGCTCGTGCGGGTGTTCGCGATTTTTCAGGAGTACGGCGCGGTGCCGTCCGACAGGCTCGAAGTTTTGATGAAAGACTCGCGCGGGCTGCTCGACGCCTCCGTGCGCTCCGACCCCGCCACAAACGCGGCGTTCCTCTCAATTTTCCAGCGTCGCGGCGCGGTGTTCCCGACGCTCGAACTCATGCACTATTGGGGCGTCTTGGGGGCGTTCGTCCCCGAATTCAAGGACATCACCTGCATGGTTCAGCACGAGTTCTACCACCGCTTTACGATAGACGTGCACATTCTAAACACTATCGCGCAGCTCGACAAAATCTTCCGCGCGAGGGAGTCCGACGGCGTGTATTGGGAGTACCACAAAGTTCTCGTAAGCTCGCCATCGCCGATACTTCTGTATCTGATGCTCTTCCTGCACGACATCGGCAAAGGCGACGGAATACGCGGGCACGCGGAGATAGGCGCGGAGATAGGCGAGCGTATTTTACGGCGTTTGGGCGTGCCCGACTCGGACATTGAAAACATACTTTTTGTTGTCCGCAACCATTTGCAGATGGCGCGGTTCTGGCAGTCGAACGACGTGGAGGACGAGGCGTCGATTGCGAAATTTGCGGCAATCGTGAAGAACGAGGAGCTGCTGAAATATCTTTATGTGCTCACTTTTTGCGACGCCATGGGCACAGCCGACGGCTTCTGGAACTCGTACAAGCAGAGCCTGCACTCCGCGCTCTATGCGGGCACTATCGAATTTTTCCGCCGCCGCCAGTCGACCTCCGCGCTCGAACGGCGCAAGGCGCGGGCGTTGGAGGAGTCGCTTGCTGACCCGCGCTCGCGAGGCTTGGAGGCAATCATCTTCGAACAGCTCGAAATGCTTCCGCGCAACTATTTCCTCTTCCACGGACGAACCGACCTGCTTATGCACGCGGCTATGATACGCAAGCTCCGCGCGAAAATAGAAGGCGGGAACTCCGACACTCCCGTAATCGAGTGGCGCGACGAACCCAACGACTCGATAAGCAGGCTGTATGTGGTCTCGACCTACCGCAGCGGGCTGTTCGCGATTCTCGCGGGCGTCATGACAATCACGGGCATGGACATTTTAGGCTCGAAGATTTTTACGCGCGACGACGGCATAACCCTCGACGCGTTCTACGTGCGCGGAATCGCCGACGGCGTCGCGGCGAACCCGAAAATGAAGGCGCGGTTCGAGTCGGCCGTGTGCGGCGCGCTTTCGGGCGGCGACTCCTTCGACAGGCGCATAGACGCCATGTTCCGCGCCGACCCCCGCGCGGGCGATTCCGCCGTTGCCGACGTTTTCGTCAAGCGCGAGTTCGGCAGGTTGTCGCTCGAAATCCGCGCGCGCGACAGGGTGGGGCTGCTCTATAAAATCGCGCGGGCGATAGACTCTTGCGGCTACGACATCGAGTTCGCCCGCGTCAATACCGAGCGCAACCGCGCGAACGACGCGTTCAGAATCTCCCCCCGCGCGGGCGCGCTTCCCGTGTCGGAGTTGGAGGAAAAACTGCGCGGGCTTGCGTAG
- a CDS encoding adenine phosphoribosyltransferase — MPDIEKFIVSVPDFPHKGIEFFDITPLMANPEAYRYTIEKMAELVAQTNPTKIMAAESRGFFFGPAIALKLGLPFVPIRKKGKLPRETIDVEYDLEYGKDTLCVHRDDIGKSDRLVVLDDILATGGTAEAMCKMAERVGAEIACCAFFMELGFLNGREKLKNRKVVSMFVK; from the coding sequence ATGCCAGACATCGAAAAATTCATAGTGTCGGTGCCCGACTTCCCGCATAAGGGAATCGAGTTTTTCGACATCACGCCGCTCATGGCAAACCCCGAAGCGTACCGCTATACAATAGAAAAAATGGCGGAACTCGTGGCGCAGACAAACCCGACGAAAATCATGGCGGCGGAATCGCGCGGCTTCTTCTTCGGGCCGGCAATCGCGCTGAAACTGGGGCTGCCGTTCGTGCCGATTCGCAAAAAGGGAAAACTTCCGAGGGAGACAATCGACGTGGAGTACGACCTCGAATACGGCAAGGACACGCTCTGCGTGCACCGCGACGACATCGGGAAGTCGGACAGACTCGTGGTGCTCGACGACATTCTCGCAACGGGCGGCACGGCGGAGGCGATGTGCAAAATGGCGGAACGCGTCGGCGCGGAAATCGCCTGCTGCGCGTTCTTCATGGAGCTCGGCTTCCTCAACGGGCGCGAAAAACTTAAAAACCGCAAGGTTGTTTCGATGTTTGTAAAGTGA
- a CDS encoding MFS transporter yields MAKTDKKGFMFGILVALAAAHGLNDAMQSIISAIYPLLKSNLNLTYGEIGLIALTYQISSSIMQPLFGYVFDKKPAGWFLPVGLCCTMCGLILIAFSGGLYSVMGAVFVSGIGSSIMHPEASRITSLASGGKRGLAQSIFQVGGSTGFALGPLLAALFVREQTCVAKFAVLAVLAMVSLVPACRWYSRRIAARETSLPVSNASESGALPRRTVWFVMAILMFLVFSKNFYTVSFSNYYTFYLMSKFGVSIETSQVMLFVFLLSTALGTLVGGPVGDKYGRRLVIWWSILGSAPFALAMPYANFEWTVALSVIIGLIMSSAFSAILVYAQELLPMKVGLVSGIFFGFAFGIAGVSSAVLGKIADATDIQFVYKLCSFFPLLGIVAYFLPRVRTIQAMKKSETN; encoded by the coding sequence ATGGCTAAGACGGATAAAAAGGGCTTCATGTTCGGCATACTCGTTGCGCTCGCGGCGGCGCACGGGCTTAACGACGCAATGCAGTCCATCATTTCTGCGATATACCCGCTGCTGAAATCCAACCTGAATTTGACCTACGGCGAAATCGGGCTGATTGCGCTCACATACCAAATTTCGTCGTCGATTATGCAGCCTCTTTTCGGCTACGTTTTCGACAAAAAACCCGCGGGCTGGTTTCTCCCCGTCGGTCTTTGCTGCACGATGTGCGGGCTGATTCTGATTGCGTTTTCGGGCGGGCTATATTCGGTCATGGGCGCGGTGTTCGTGTCGGGGATAGGGTCGTCGATAATGCACCCGGAGGCGTCGCGGATAACGTCGCTTGCGTCGGGCGGAAAGCGCGGCTTGGCGCAGTCGATTTTTCAGGTCGGCGGCTCTACGGGCTTCGCGCTCGGGCCGCTCCTCGCCGCGCTGTTCGTGCGCGAGCAGACGTGCGTGGCAAAATTCGCGGTTCTCGCCGTCTTGGCGATGGTCTCCCTCGTTCCCGCCTGCCGCTGGTACTCGCGCAGAATCGCCGCGCGCGAGACTTCGCTGCCGGTCTCGAACGCATCGGAATCGGGCGCGCTTCCGCGCAGAACGGTCTGGTTCGTCATGGCGATTCTCATGTTTTTGGTGTTCTCCAAAAACTTCTACACGGTCAGCTTTTCGAACTACTACACGTTTTATCTGATGTCGAAATTCGGAGTGAGCATCGAGACATCGCAGGTCATGCTTTTTGTGTTTCTGCTCTCGACGGCATTGGGGACGCTCGTCGGCGGGCCCGTCGGCGACAAATACGGGCGGAGGCTCGTGATTTGGTGGTCTATTTTAGGCTCCGCTCCGTTCGCGCTGGCAATGCCGTACGCAAACTTCGAATGGACGGTTGCGCTGAGCGTGATAATAGGGCTTATAATGTCGTCGGCGTTCTCGGCGATTCTCGTGTACGCGCAGGAGCTTTTGCCGATGAAAGTCGGGCTTGTGTCGGGAATTTTCTTCGGGTTCGCGTTCGGAATCGCGGGGGTGTCGTCGGCGGTGCTCGGGAAAATAGCGGACGCCACGGACATTCAGTTCGTCTACAAACTCTGCTCGTTCTTCCCGCTTCTGGGAATCGTGGCATACTTCCTGCCGAGGGTGCGGACAATTCAGGCAATGAAGAAATCGGAGACAAACTGA
- a CDS encoding DMT family protein: MKCLLPIVLLVLSNVFMMFAWYGHLKFKSAPLWLAVVASWGIAFFEYCLQVPANRIGHNYWDAAHLKTLQEVITLGVFVVFSLLYLKEEFKWNYAVGFALMIAAVFFVFKKW, from the coding sequence ATGAAATGCCTGCTTCCGATAGTGCTGCTTGTCCTCTCGAACGTGTTTATGATGTTCGCTTGGTACGGACACCTGAAATTCAAGAGCGCGCCGCTGTGGTTGGCGGTCGTGGCAAGCTGGGGGATAGCGTTTTTCGAGTACTGCCTGCAAGTGCCCGCAAACAGAATCGGACACAACTATTGGGACGCCGCGCACCTGAAAACGTTGCAGGAAGTGATAACACTGGGAGTGTTCGTAGTGTTCTCTCTGCTGTATCTGAAAGAGGAGTTCAAGTGGAACTACGCGGTTGGATTCGCATTGATGATAGCGGCAGTGTTTTTCGTGTTCAAGAAATGGTAG
- a CDS encoding LysM domain-containing protein, with translation MEDDIISKPEKQSQLTPAIALLGLGLGIVALALGIISMVKVGDTAADMNDKIEKAAALSLETKKISDRIDSLALQIETIKEDEKTKSNNLVSQIAAELRKLSTAIENTRSIAVENRSAIEEVAKRAAAPRRQQAEQKPQAAAEATAQQAEQPAQSATASSAPDGKKYKIQSGDTFAKLAKKFGVSVDAIISANPDANPSRLKVGQEITLP, from the coding sequence ATGGAAGACGACATCATTTCAAAACCCGAAAAACAATCGCAACTCACGCCCGCAATCGCGCTGTTGGGGCTTGGATTGGGAATAGTAGCGCTCGCGCTCGGCATAATCTCGATGGTGAAAGTCGGCGACACCGCCGCCGACATGAACGACAAAATCGAAAAGGCGGCCGCGCTCTCGCTCGAAACCAAGAAAATAAGCGACAGAATAGACTCGCTCGCGCTCCAAATCGAAACGATTAAGGAGGACGAAAAAACGAAGTCGAACAACCTCGTTTCGCAAATCGCCGCCGAGCTTAGAAAACTTTCCACCGCGATTGAAAACACGCGCTCCATCGCAGTAGAAAACCGCAGCGCGATTGAGGAGGTCGCAAAACGCGCCGCCGCACCGCGCAGACAGCAGGCAGAGCAAAAACCGCAGGCGGCAGCCGAAGCAACCGCGCAGCAGGCGGAACAGCCAGCGCAATCCGCGACGGCAAGCAGCGCGCCCGACGGAAAAAAATACAAAATCCAAAGCGGCGACACGTTCGCAAAGCTCGCAAAAAAATTCGGCGTTTCGGTCGACGCAATAATTTCGGCGAATCCCGACGCAAACCCGTCGAGGCTGAAAGTCGGACAGGAAATCA
- a CDS encoding exonuclease domain-containing protein → MKYCFLDFETANSERESICAVGISVRENGAEIDSFYSLVKPTPFRLDQRNQSVHGIEYTDLVDAPEFWKVYALFEHHLNGIVLTHNAAFDLSCLSAALDANHIIYPDFLYIDTLKIAHKKYEHAKLSDLAEIYGVPYKYAHNALADARMLGEIYERMRLDFCPEICGYDMQRFKPNPFDFPTYPQPTSQKQKTSKDAAPQQKTVDDLPFAVPDKIEFAEKKFVVTGEFATIPRKRVEEIVLKNGGTLQSAANSKSSYIIVGSVAASGWANGNYGRKIEQALKQPNIIFVSESVLKNFREFTL, encoded by the coding sequence ATGAAATATTGTTTTTTAGACTTCGAAACTGCAAACAGCGAGCGCGAATCCATTTGCGCCGTGGGTATATCAGTGCGCGAAAACGGCGCTGAGATTGACTCGTTTTACTCACTTGTAAAACCGACGCCGTTTAGGCTCGACCAACGCAACCAATCCGTGCACGGTATTGAGTATACCGACCTCGTGGACGCACCCGAATTTTGGAAAGTTTATGCGCTCTTTGAACACCACCTAAACGGCATTGTGCTTACCCATAATGCCGCATTTGATTTGAGCTGCCTGTCTGCCGCACTAGACGCAAACCACATAATATATCCTGATTTTTTGTATATAGATACATTAAAAATTGCCCATAAAAAATACGAGCACGCCAAACTCTCCGACCTTGCGGAAATCTACGGCGTGCCTTATAAATACGCGCATAACGCACTTGCCGACGCCCGAATGCTCGGCGAAATCTACGAACGCATGCGCCTTGATTTTTGCCCCGAAATTTGCGGGTACGACATGCAACGCTTTAAGCCGAACCCTTTCGATTTTCCGACGTATCCGCAACCGACATCGCAAAAACAAAAGACGAGCAAAGACGCCGCGCCGCAACAAAAGACAGTTGACGACCTGCCGTTTGCAGTCCCCGACAAAATCGAGTTTGCGGAAAAAAAATTTGTCGTGACAGGAGAGTTTGCAACCATTCCGCGAAAACGCGTCGAGGAGATTGTGCTAAAAAACGGCGGAACGTTGCAATCGGCGGCGAACTCAAAGAGTAGTTATATCATTGTTGGCAGCGTGGCGGCGAGCGGCTGGGCAAATGGCAATTACGGGCGAAAAATCGAGCAAGCTTTGAAGCAGCCGAATATCATTTTTGTTTCGGAGTCAGTCCTGAAAAATTTCCGCGAATTTACCTTATAA
- a CDS encoding nucleoside 2-deoxyribosyltransferase, which translates to MKVYFAGSLFTHKDLAGNAMLADEIGRVSCGKFECLLPQNIEHRGSSPKEIRDADISALLSCDLALFNYDGCELDSGTVVEFMFAKFADIPSVLLRTDFRTGGDSGENPWNLMTSYYPRTETLVLDAAKIYASCDRDYRKAATEIAGKVVEKLEFLSHTAPAMPARLRPAVFEWLSKLPNA; encoded by the coding sequence ATGAAAGTGTACTTTGCAGGCTCGCTTTTCACGCATAAAGACTTGGCGGGAAACGCTATGCTCGCCGACGAAATAGGGCGTGTTTCGTGTGGAAAGTTCGAGTGCCTTCTGCCGCAAAATATCGAACACCGCGGCAGCTCGCCGAAGGAAATCCGCGACGCAGACATCTCCGCACTGCTCTCGTGCGACTTGGCTTTGTTCAATTACGACGGTTGCGAGCTTGACAGCGGAACGGTCGTGGAATTCATGTTCGCGAAATTCGCCGACATTCCGTCAGTTCTGTTGCGGACGGACTTCCGCACGGGCGGCGACAGCGGCGAAAACCCGTGGAACTTGATGACATCATACTATCCGCGCACAGAGACGCTTGTTTTGGACGCGGCAAAAATCTACGCGTCATGCGACCGCGACTACCGCAAGGCGGCAACGGAAATCGCTGGGAAAGTGGTAGAAAAACTTGAATTCCTCAGCCACACCGCGCCCGCCATGCCCGCCCGCCTCCGCCCCGCCGTCTTCGAATGGCTCTCTAAACTGCCGAACGCCTGA